The Ictidomys tridecemlineatus isolate mIctTri1 chromosome 6, mIctTri1.hap1, whole genome shotgun sequence genome includes a region encoding these proteins:
- the LOC120888575 gene encoding antigen WC1.1-like, whose translation MKLYFDNTVYPVFPTLFTQSHKYCTSVLLFNSSSRTPGRKSKHRLDIFGGTKSPQLRLVDGGSRCAGRVEILHQHSWGTVCHNNWDLNDAHVVCRQMGCGEAINALFYAQFGEGSGPIWLTDLACTGEEDYLWKCPVLGQGENNCRHSKDAGVICSGFVRLIGRHRLCSGRVEVNSRGEWIPVSDGNFTLATAQVICAELGCGKAASVLGNLPFREDSEQVWAEEFQCKGQEPGLWFCPRVPCPGGSCHHRGAVQVVCSGYTDVRLLKNGSSQCEGQVEMKTSGGWRTLCASHWNMANANVVCRQLGCGVAISTPKGAYFVEGGDEIWRDRFHCSGSESFLWNCPVTALGIPACDHGNTASVVCSGYQTQLLPQCNNTWSDQAGSAASEGHTTNCSDSRQLRLVDGASHCAGRVEILQQGSWGSICDDNWDLSDAHVVCRQLGCGVALEATISAHFGEGSGPIWLDELNCTGEEAHVWKCPSQAWGQHNCSHKEDAGVICSEFLALRLVSEDQECAGWLEVFYNNTWGSVCHSPMEAVTLSMICRQLGCGDSGTLNFLVPSREGSRPHWVDGIRCRETDTSLWQCPSDPWKHQSCSAKEEAHITCAGDLLAVYFYVFDIAYRLLLGKFHIFKHNG comes from the exons aaTACAGTTTATCCTGTGTTCCCTACTCTTTTCACTCAGAGTCATAAATACTGTACTTCTGTTCTGCTGTTTAACTCCTCATCAAGAACTCCTGGCAGGAAGTCCAAGCACAGATTAGATATATTTGGAGGAACAA AGAGCCCACAGCTCCGCCTGGTGGATGGTGGCAGTCGCTGTGCAGGCAGAGTGGAGATCCTTCACCAGCATTCCTGGGGCACTGTCTGTCATAACAACTGGGACCTCAATGATGCCCACGTGGTGTGCAGACAAATGGGCTGTGGAGAAGCCATCAATGCCTTGTTCTATGCACAATTTGGAGAGGGATCTGGGCCCATCTGGTTGACAGACCTGGCATGCACAGGAGAGGAGGACTACTTGTGGAAGTGCCCTGTCCTGGGCCAGGGAGAGAACAACTGCAGGCACTCTAAAGATGCAGGAGTCATCTGCTCAG GATTTGTGCGTCTGATTGGAAGACATAGACTTTGCTCTGGGAGAGTGGAAGTGAATTCTAGAGGAGAGTGGATTCCAGTATCTGATGGGAATTTCACATTAGCCACAGCCCAGGTCATCTGTGCAGAGCTAGGGTGTGGCAAGGCTGCATCTGTCCTGGGGAACCTGCCCTTCAGAGAGGACAGTGAACAGGTCTGGGCTGAAGAGTTCCAGTGTAAGGGACAAGAACCTGGGCTCTGGTTCTGCCCCAGAGTGCCCTGTCCTGGAGGTAGCTGCCACCACAGAGGGGCTGTGCAAGTTGTCTGCTCAG GATATACAGATGTTCGGCTCTTGAAAAATGGCAGCTCTCAGTGTGAGGGTCAAGTGGAGATGAAGACCTCTGGAGGCTGGAGAACACTCTGTGCCTCCCACTGGAATATGGCCAATGCCAATGTAGTTTGCCGTCAGCTGGGCTGTGGAGTCGCCATCTCCACTCCAAAGGGAGCATACTTTGTGGAAGGAGGAGATGAGATCTGGAGAGACCGATTCCACTGCTCAGGGTCTGAGTCCTTCTTGTGGAATTGCCCAGTGACTGCCCTGGGTATTCCTGCCTGTGACCATGGAAACACAGCCTCTGTGGTCTGTTCAG GATACCAGACCCAGCTGCTTCCCCAGTGCAATAACACCTGGTCTGACCAAGCAGGATCTGCAGCCTCAGAGGGCCACACTACCAACTGCTCAG ACAGCAGACAGCTCCGCCTGGTGGACGGGGCCAGTCACTGTGCAGGGAGAGTGGAGATCCTGCAGCAGGGCTCCTGGGGCTCCATCTGTGATGACAACTGGGACCTGAGTGATGCCCACGTGGTGTGCAGACAGCTGGGCTGTGGAGTGGCCCTGGAGGCCACCATCTCTGCTCACTTTGGAGAAGGATCAGGGCCCATCTGGCTGGATGAGCTGAACTGCACAGGAGAGGAGGCCCATGTGTGGAAGTGCCCTTCCCAGGCCTGGGGGCAACACAACTGCAGTCACAAGGAGGATGCAGGGGTCATCTGCTCAG AGTTCCTAGCTCTCAGGCTGGTGAGTGAGGACCAGGAGTGTGCTGGGTGGCTGGAGGTTTTCTACAACAACACCTGGGGCAGTGTGTGCCACAGCCCCATGGAAGCTGTGACCTTGTCCATGATCTGCAGACAGCTTGGCTGCGGGGACAGTGGGACTCTGAATTTCTTGGTTCCTTCCAGAGAAGGTTCTAGACCCCACTGGGTGGATGGAATCCGCTGTCGGGAAACTGATACCTCTCTCTGGCAGTGTCCTTCTGACCCCTGGAAACACCAATCTTGCTCTGCAAAGGAGGAAGCTCATATCACATGTGCAGGTGACCTACTTGCTGTCTATTTCTATGTGTTTGACATTGCCTATAGGTTGTTATTAGGAAAGTTTCACATATTCAAACATAATGGATGA